Proteins encoded by one window of Rhodohalobacter sp. SW132:
- a CDS encoding amidohydrolase family protein: MDEPRHRGLANTFNINTKYLGFMDNRYRRIKQRLFSGCRIFTLFIAALLLPLNACAQTSPVNGIQDSSPSVHAFTNATVVVSPGETLENATIVVRGGVIDQVGTGIEPPADARVWNLEGKTIYPGFIDPYTEVGMQNPREDLDRGNLSWNVQLRAHLTAEGEYELEDDGSEELRKLGFTAANSVPPLGIFKGHSAVMSLGNGSVSDRVIRDRVAQGASLTRSWSLGYSYPTSAIGGIAFIRQTLYDADWYQTAHDTYRSNPQGLNRPESNAALAALGDAAQGNQPMLFAVNSEEEVLRSLRLTEEFNITPWIRGSGHEYRIVDYLSGRDIPLILPLAFPEKPDVTSPENALGENLSTLRHWYLAPENPARIAEAGLLFSFTTDGLNNLSDFLPNVRKAVHAGLDAETALAALTINPSSLLGISDTHGTLEEGKAANLIITNGDLFHTEAKILDVWVDGDHYRVNPAATIDARGEWAVSAGDVEGVIEVKGTVGSLNGTITINGEEIDLSAVSVEEQARRFRATFPGEELEMTGRIRLTASISGDELIGWAEMPDGDRISFTGERTAAGEQDQPEEISLPERTLELADIRPSMEYGRESIPDQPSAVLVQNATIWTMGDQGILENADLLIRNGEVAEVGQNLSAPGNAVVIDAEGKHVTPGLIDAHIHSGTDGVNEVGNAIVPEVRLGDVLNINNIWMYRQIAGGLTTAHVMHGSANPIGGQNQHIKMRWGALSHDLKFEGAPRTVKFALGENPKRVGSDRYPETRMGTQHIIEDRFSMARDYQSRWNEWNDTGAGIQPRRDLRMEAIVDILEGDILVQSHSYRQDEILALMRVAEKFDFTIKAFHHGVEAYKVAPELAEHGAGAVVWSDWSSFKIEAYDGTIFNARLLDEAGVVTSLHSDNSQIASRMNWEAAKMVHAGVDPEIALSMVTISTAKLLGIDDRVGSLEPGKDADFVIWNGDPLSTFTKAEQTWIDGRKYFDLDEDAELRQAIEQERSQLIQYLLEVN; the protein is encoded by the coding sequence ATGGACGAACCGCGCCACCGGGGACTGGCAAATACATTTAATATCAATACAAAATACTTAGGGTTTATGGATAACAGATACCGTCGGATTAAACAGCGCCTGTTTTCAGGCTGCAGGATCTTCACACTTTTTATAGCCGCACTTTTACTGCCGCTGAACGCGTGTGCACAAACTTCACCTGTAAACGGCATTCAGGACAGCTCACCGTCAGTTCATGCATTTACGAATGCTACGGTTGTGGTTTCACCCGGAGAAACGCTTGAAAATGCAACGATTGTGGTTCGGGGAGGCGTAATTGATCAGGTTGGTACGGGTATTGAGCCGCCCGCCGACGCCCGGGTGTGGAATTTGGAAGGGAAAACGATCTATCCCGGATTTATCGACCCGTATACGGAAGTTGGAATGCAGAATCCACGGGAAGATCTGGATCGCGGAAATCTCTCCTGGAATGTTCAGCTTCGAGCGCACTTAACGGCCGAAGGAGAGTATGAGCTGGAGGATGATGGAAGTGAAGAGCTCCGAAAGCTCGGGTTCACAGCGGCAAATTCAGTGCCTCCGCTCGGAATTTTTAAAGGCCATTCTGCAGTAATGAGCCTGGGAAATGGTTCGGTATCAGACCGTGTGATCCGGGACAGGGTAGCACAGGGGGCGTCACTGACCCGAAGCTGGTCGCTTGGTTACAGTTATCCAACCTCGGCAATTGGCGGAATCGCATTCATCCGTCAGACTCTGTATGATGCAGATTGGTATCAAACTGCACATGACACATACCGGTCAAATCCCCAGGGCCTTAATCGTCCGGAATCGAATGCCGCGCTGGCCGCTCTTGGGGATGCGGCACAGGGAAATCAGCCCATGTTATTTGCCGTAAACAGTGAAGAGGAAGTCTTAAGAAGCCTCCGTCTAACGGAAGAATTTAACATCACGCCGTGGATTCGGGGAAGCGGGCATGAGTACAGAATTGTCGATTATTTGTCAGGCCGTGACATACCGCTGATCCTGCCGCTCGCATTTCCGGAGAAACCGGATGTTACCAGTCCCGAAAATGCTCTTGGAGAAAACCTCTCAACGCTTCGTCACTGGTATCTTGCACCGGAAAATCCTGCGAGAATTGCCGAAGCCGGGCTCCTCTTTTCGTTTACTACAGACGGGCTTAATAATCTTTCCGATTTTCTTCCAAACGTTCGAAAAGCTGTTCATGCCGGCCTCGATGCCGAAACAGCGCTCGCTGCTCTGACGATCAACCCGTCCAGCCTGCTGGGAATCAGCGATACCCACGGAACTCTTGAAGAGGGGAAAGCCGCAAATCTGATTATCACAAATGGCGACCTGTTTCATACAGAGGCAAAAATTCTTGATGTTTGGGTTGATGGAGATCATTACCGGGTAAATCCGGCGGCGACCATTGATGCAAGAGGTGAATGGGCCGTATCTGCAGGAGATGTTGAAGGTGTGATTGAAGTGAAGGGAACTGTCGGCAGTCTGAACGGAACCATTACAATCAACGGAGAAGAGATTGATCTATCCGCCGTATCGGTTGAAGAGCAGGCCCGGAGATTCAGAGCTACATTCCCCGGAGAAGAGCTTGAGATGACCGGAAGAATACGCCTGACAGCATCCATTTCCGGTGATGAACTGATCGGCTGGGCAGAGATGCCGGACGGTGATCGGATCAGTTTTACCGGCGAGCGAACGGCTGCCGGGGAACAGGATCAGCCCGAAGAGATCTCACTGCCGGAACGGACACTTGAACTTGCTGATATCCGTCCAAGTATGGAATACGGCCGCGAATCGATACCCGATCAGCCCTCAGCTGTACTTGTACAAAATGCTACAATCTGGACCATGGGCGACCAGGGAATTCTTGAGAATGCAGATCTGCTGATCCGCAACGGGGAAGTAGCCGAAGTTGGACAAAACCTGAGTGCACCGGGCAATGCGGTTGTCATTGATGCCGAAGGCAAGCACGTTACTCCCGGGCTGATTGATGCCCACATCCATTCCGGAACCGATGGCGTAAATGAAGTAGGAAATGCAATCGTGCCGGAAGTTCGGCTGGGTGATGTACTTAACATCAACAACATCTGGATGTACCGGCAAATCGCCGGCGGCCTGACTACCGCTCACGTGATGCACGGATCGGCGAACCCGATCGGCGGACAAAATCAGCACATTAAAATGCGATGGGGTGCTTTATCCCACGATCTGAAATTTGAAGGCGCACCGCGAACCGTGAAATTTGCACTGGGTGAAAATCCCAAGCGAGTAGGTTCTGATCGCTATCCCGAAACCCGAATGGGAACACAGCACATTATAGAAGACCGCTTTTCAATGGCTCGTGATTATCAATCGCGCTGGAACGAGTGGAATGATACAGGAGCGGGAATTCAGCCCAGAAGAGATCTCAGAATGGAGGCGATTGTAGATATTCTGGAAGGGGATATCCTGGTGCAGTCGCACAGTTATCGTCAGGATGAAATCCTGGCACTGATGCGCGTGGCCGAGAAGTTCGATTTCACGATCAAAGCATTTCATCACGGAGTTGAAGCCTACAAAGTAGCTCCTGAGCTGGCTGAACACGGAGCCGGCGCTGTGGTGTGGTCCGACTGGTCTTCTTTTAAAATTGAAGCGTACGACGGAACCATTTTTAATGCCAGACTGCTGGATGAAGCCGGAGTTGTTACCTCGCTCCATTCCGATAACAGCCAGATCGCATCCCGTATGAACTGGGAAGCGGCCAAAATGGTGCATGCCGGAGTAGATCCGGAGATAGCACTCTCAATGGTTACCATCAGCACTGCAAAACTGCTGGGTATTGATGATCGCGTTGGATCACTGGAACCCGGTAAAGATGCAGATTTTGTGATCTGGAACGGTGATCCGCTCTCAACATTCACAAAAGCCGAGCAAACCTGGATCGATGGGCGAAAATACTTCGACCTTGATGAGGATGCCGAATTGAGGCAGGCTATTGAACAGGAGCGATCGCAGCTCATACAATATTTACTGGAGGTAAACTGA
- the nirB gene encoding nitrite reductase large subunit NirB: MTSSNSDKSNPESSTKKVIVVGNGMVGYKFCEKLRQKAAPNELEITVYGEEPRPAYDRVHLSDFFSEKNSEDLLMAPRKWYEDNDITLHTSQLVVDIDRENRCILTHKGNRDLYDKLILATGSSAFVPPIDGTDKEGVFVYRTIEDLEAIQQYGQKCKRVAVLGGGLLGLEAAKALLDMGLDTSVVEFAPRLMPRQLDESGAATLQEKLENLDLEILTDKQTQKITGNGSVESLKFSDETELKVDMLVISAGIRPRDELAKKCGLDTGGRGGILVNDLMKTNDESIYAIGEAALHNEMVYGLVAPGYEMAEVVASQIANTDYKEFTGFDLSTKLKLVGIDVASFGDPFTEKNAIPIVYQDRFKGTYKKIVVSEDGKKLLGGILVGDARAYTQLHQRFINQMECPENPEELILGNRGESGGGNGVEDLPEDAQVCSCENVLKGQITDLIKNEDVTEMGEIRAHTKAGTGCGGCTPLVKDLLNHTMAEMGKSVDKSLCDHFEYSRQELYDIIKVKNITTYDDLLDQFGKGDGCEVCKPAVASLLASAWNDLIINQDTIQDTNDRFLANIQRGGTYSVIPRVPGGEITPDKLLVIGQVAKKYGLYTKITGGQRIDLLGARVDQLPDIWQELVEAGFESGHGYAKALRTVKSCVGSTWCRYGLHDSVTFALDIEKRYRGLRAPHKIKGGVSGCIRECAEARGKDFGLIATEKGWNLYVGGNGGSKPQHAMLLASDIDEETCIQYLDRFLMFYIKTAEPLTRTSTWINKLDGGLEYLKTVVVDDALEIGDDLEKEMQRLVDAYKCEWKEVVENPDLQKKFRHFVNSDDPDPTIKFKEYREQKVPEGWGETT; encoded by the coding sequence ATGACTTCGAGCAATTCTGACAAATCAAATCCGGAGAGTAGTACTAAAAAAGTAATTGTTGTGGGAAACGGCATGGTCGGTTACAAGTTTTGTGAAAAGCTCCGACAAAAAGCAGCTCCAAATGAACTTGAAATTACAGTATATGGCGAGGAACCCCGGCCGGCTTACGACAGAGTTCATCTAAGCGATTTCTTCAGTGAAAAAAACAGTGAAGATCTGTTGATGGCTCCCCGAAAGTGGTATGAAGATAATGACATCACCCTGCATACCTCGCAGCTTGTGGTGGATATTGACCGCGAAAACCGGTGCATCCTCACTCATAAAGGCAACCGGGACCTGTATGACAAATTAATCCTCGCTACCGGTTCCAGTGCATTTGTACCCCCGATAGATGGCACGGATAAAGAGGGTGTTTTTGTATACCGCACGATTGAAGACCTGGAAGCTATTCAGCAATATGGACAAAAATGCAAACGGGTGGCTGTTCTTGGCGGAGGGCTGCTGGGACTTGAAGCGGCAAAAGCTCTGCTCGATATGGGCCTGGATACTTCCGTTGTAGAATTCGCTCCGCGGCTTATGCCCCGCCAGCTTGACGAATCCGGAGCAGCTACCCTCCAGGAGAAACTTGAGAATCTTGATCTTGAAATTCTCACTGATAAACAAACGCAGAAAATTACGGGAAATGGGTCGGTGGAAAGTCTCAAATTTTCCGATGAAACCGAACTTAAGGTTGATATGCTGGTTATTTCTGCCGGAATACGACCCCGGGATGAATTAGCCAAAAAATGTGGCCTGGATACAGGCGGACGAGGTGGGATTCTGGTAAATGATTTAATGAAAACGAATGATGAATCCATTTACGCAATCGGAGAGGCGGCCTTACATAATGAAATGGTATACGGACTGGTAGCGCCAGGATATGAAATGGCCGAAGTGGTAGCCTCGCAGATTGCAAACACTGACTACAAAGAATTCACTGGCTTTGATCTGTCAACCAAGTTAAAGCTTGTTGGCATCGATGTGGCAAGTTTTGGGGATCCTTTTACGGAAAAGAACGCCATTCCCATTGTCTACCAGGACAGATTTAAAGGGACGTATAAGAAAATTGTTGTTTCTGAAGACGGGAAAAAGCTGCTTGGCGGAATCCTGGTGGGAGATGCCCGCGCGTATACTCAACTCCATCAACGATTTATAAATCAAATGGAGTGCCCTGAAAACCCTGAAGAATTGATTTTGGGCAACCGGGGAGAATCCGGAGGTGGAAATGGAGTCGAAGACCTGCCCGAGGATGCACAGGTGTGTTCATGTGAAAATGTTTTGAAAGGGCAAATTACAGACCTCATCAAAAATGAGGATGTCACAGAAATGGGCGAAATCCGGGCTCATACGAAAGCTGGTACGGGTTGCGGCGGATGCACCCCCCTTGTAAAAGATTTGTTGAATCATACAATGGCAGAGATGGGTAAATCTGTAGACAAATCTTTGTGTGATCACTTTGAATATTCCCGCCAGGAGTTATACGACATCATTAAAGTTAAAAACATTACCACGTATGATGATCTGCTTGATCAGTTTGGGAAAGGCGATGGCTGCGAAGTTTGTAAACCGGCAGTTGCTTCACTTCTGGCAAGTGCCTGGAACGACCTGATCATCAATCAGGATACGATTCAGGATACAAACGACCGTTTCCTGGCTAATATTCAGCGGGGCGGTACCTATTCGGTAATTCCCCGTGTACCCGGTGGTGAAATCACCCCTGATAAACTTCTTGTTATAGGCCAGGTGGCCAAAAAATATGGTTTATATACCAAGATCACAGGCGGCCAGCGAATCGATCTGCTTGGTGCACGGGTAGACCAGCTGCCGGATATCTGGCAAGAACTGGTTGAAGCCGGATTTGAAAGCGGCCACGGTTATGCAAAAGCTTTACGAACCGTGAAAAGCTGCGTCGGCTCAACCTGGTGCAGGTATGGCCTGCATGATTCGGTTACGTTTGCCCTCGATATTGAAAAACGTTACCGGGGCCTGCGCGCACCGCATAAAATCAAAGGCGGCGTATCGGGATGCATCCGTGAATGTGCGGAAGCACGGGGAAAAGATTTTGGACTCATCGCTACAGAAAAAGGATGGAACCTGTATGTAGGGGGCAACGGCGGTTCCAAACCACAACACGCCATGCTTCTTGCCTCAGATATTGATGAAGAAACCTGCATACAATACCTGGATCGGTTTCTGATGTTTTACATCAAAACAGCAGAACCACTTACCCGCACTTCCACATGGATTAATAAACTCGACGGCGGGCTCGAATACCTGAAAACAGTGGTCGTAGATGATGCCCTGGAAATTGGTGACGATCTGGAAAAAGAGATGCAAAGGCTGGTAGATGCATACAAATGTGAGTGGAAAGAAGTGGTGGAGAATCCTGATCTGCAAAAGAAATTCCGGCATTTTGTCAATTCCGATGACCCGGATCCCACTATAAAATTCAAAGAATACAGAGAACAAAAAGTCCCGGAAGGATGGGGAGAAACCACATAA
- the nirD gene encoding nitrite reductase small subunit NirD: MMNSVKEAATWYKAAPVKEFPRNGGLCVKIDDLQVAVFNFTSRNEWFACQNLCPHKLQMILSRGMIGDKNGIPKVACPFHKKTFSLETGENLDGEEYSLQTFPVKVEAGYVYVGI; encoded by the coding sequence ATGATGAATTCGGTTAAAGAAGCAGCAACCTGGTATAAAGCTGCACCTGTTAAAGAGTTTCCGCGTAACGGTGGATTATGTGTGAAAATTGACGACCTCCAGGTCGCCGTATTTAATTTCACGTCTCGTAATGAGTGGTTTGCCTGTCAGAATTTATGCCCGCATAAATTACAAATGATTCTCTCACGGGGGATGATCGGAGATAAAAACGGTATCCCAAAAGTAGCCTGCCCTTTTCATAAAAAAACATTTTCCCTCGAAACGGGAGAAAACCTGGACGGTGAAGAGTATTCACTGCAAACTTTTCCGGTTAAAGTAGAAGCCGGTTATGTATATGTGGGGATATAA